The segment ATCCGGTGACGTTCGGGGCCTCGGGCAATGCCGATCAGCCGGTGGTGGCCGACTACAACGGCGACGGCCGGGCCGACATCGCCGCGTTTCGATCGGTCAGCGACCTGGCCCCCGGGGCGGCGCAGTGGTTCATTCTGCCTTCGGCCGAGCCGTTCCCGAACTTCGGCGGCGGCTATCCGCTGACGTTCGGGGTGGCCGGGGTGATCGCCGCCGTGGGGGACTACGACGGCGACAAACGGCCCGATCCGGCCGTCTTCGACCTCGTTTCGGGCCGGTGGACGATCCGACGCTCAACGGACGGGATGATTGAGGAGATCGCCTTCGGATCGACCGGCGCTCAGGTGGCGCCGGTGCTGGCGCCGCTCTATTTCCGGCTGCGGGCGACGCAGAACCTGGCGTGATCAAAGCGGGGCCGCGAGTGGCTCGGCGGGGTGGCTGGGGTCGAGCGCAGCGAGCCCCCAGCGCCGTCGGCCTGCGATTCTGGGGGCTCGCTGCGCTCGACCCCAGCCACCCCATTGGAATCAGATCAAGCGACGAATCGGCCTGGCCGTGCTGGGGAGGATGGGGATGGGGCGGCCGGCGAGGTCGTCGACGAAGGCGTGGGGGTCGATCCCCATCGCATGGTAGACGGTGGCGAGGACGTCTTGATAGTGGATTGGCGAGGCGACGGCGTAGGCGGCGTGCTTGTCGGTCGAGCCGATGACCTGGCCGACGTTCAGGCCGCCGCCTGCGATGAGGGCGTTGGAGACGGGGGCCCAGTGGTCGCGGCCGGCGTCCTTGTTGATCTTCGGGGTGCGGCCGAACTCGCCCCAGACGACGACGGTGACGTCCTTGTCGAGCCCTCGGGCGTAGATGTCGTCGACGAGGGCGGAGATGCCGCGGTCGAACAGGGGCAAGTGGTTGCGGAGGTGGTTGAAGTTGTTGCCGTGGGTGTCCCAGAAGCCGTAGGCGACGGTGACGACGCGGGCGCCGGACTCGACCAGGCGACGGGCCATCAGGAGCTGATCGTTCCACATCGGGGCGCCGTCGCCGAGGTGCTTCGACGAGCCGATGCCGTAGCGGTCGCGAACCTTCGGGTCTTCCTTGGTGACGTCGAGGGCTCGGGCGACGGTGTCGGAGGTCAGGACGTTGAAGGCCCGCTGATAGAAGGCGTCGAGGCCGGCGACGGGCTGGCTATCGACCTCGCGTCGCCAGTCGTCGAAGCGGTCGAGCAAAGCGCGGCGGCGGTCGAAGCGATCGGGCTCGACGGTGGTCTGGGTCATCAGCTTGGCGTCGCCGTCGCCGAGGCGGGCACCGGCGTAGGCCAGGCCGAGGTGGCCGGGGCCTCCGCTGTTGTACGGGCGGTGCTGCATGGTCGGGAAGAGGTCGACGAACGGCGGCACGACGGGATCGACCACCCCCTGGACGCGGGAGACGATGGAGCCGAAGTGCGGCTTGCCCTCGCGCTGGGCCTGGCTCATGGGGTAGCCGGTGAGGTTCTGCCAGCTCGTGTGCTCGTCTCGGAGGCCGACGATGGAGCGGATGACGGCGAGCTTATCGGCCGATCGGGAGAGCATCGGCAGGAGTTCGCCGAACTGGACGCCGGGGAGGGCGGTGTCGATCGGGTTGAACTCGCCTCGGATCTCGGCGGGGGCGTCGGGCTTGAGGTCGAACGTGTCCTGGTGGGAGATGCCGCCGGAGAGGTAGACCATGATGACCGCCTTGTGCGATCGGCCGATCCCCGCGGCCTGTTCGGCGCGCAAGAGGCCGGGGAGGCTCAGCCCTCCCATCGCCAGGCCGCCGAGCTTCAGGAACGATCGGCGCGACTGGCCGTCGCAGTAGCGATACGAAGGGCCTCCAAGCGTCATCATCGCCGATCGCCTCCCGAGTCAGTCTGAACGGATCATTCCACCGATGTTCGAAGAGTATCAAACAGAAGGGGGTGAGCGATAGATGGATGTGGTGATCGGAGCGGGTTGCGCGCTCCAGTTCAACGCGAGCCGAAGTAGAAGCCGATCCAGGCGGCGGCCAGGTGCTCGGGGCCGTTCGAGCCGAGCCGGGGGATGACCACGCGGAGGTCGTCGGGCAGGAAGGGGGAGGCCTGATCCCAGGTCAAGACGACCAGGACGGCAGCGGCACCGAGCGCGATGAAGGCCTTGAGATCCTCGACCAGTCGCATGGCGTCGGGATTCTTGGAGAAAGCGTCGCCGGGCATCAGGGCCTTGAACAGGGCTCCGAGCAGGAACCCACCGATGAGCAGGAGGGTGACGGCGGCCGGGCTGGTGTCGATCGGGCCGAGCCGGTTCTCGCCGTAGAGGAAAACGGCCACTCCCACAAAGGCGCCGACGAGGAGCAATCGGACGGTCCCCTTCGGCAGGTAAAGCGGCGGCGGGACAGCGGTGTCGGCCTCGGTGTGGGCCTCGGAGCGGGGGCGGCTCCGGGAGGCGAAGTAGTGGCCGAGGATGATGAACATCAGATCGCGGAGGTAGGCCGGCACCTCGCGATCGGGGTGCAGGACGAGCGATCCGCAGACCGTCGCCGCGATTGCCAGGGCGAGCAAGGCCCGGACACTGCCCGGAGGCAGGCCGAAGGCGTTGCGCTTCTTCCATTCGGGGGGACTCGGAGGCTTCTCGTAACGATTTGCCATGGGTTCAATGGCTCTTGGGTGAGACGGATGGGTGTGTTTTCGAAGGCTCGACGGCACCCTGCGAGACTTTCCACTCAATCAGGGTGGGTATTCCCTGGGTGGCCCCGGTTGCTCGCCAACCGGGGTCGCGGAGCGACGAGCGGATTCGGAGCGGCCTCCCACCACCTCTTGCGGCTGCGCCGCCCCGGTTGGCGAGCAACCGGGGCCACCCAGGGCAAGGGCAACGCATCAGTTGAGGGTCGAAGCGTTCCTACGGGAAAGGCGAAACGCTGGGGCGTTGCGTCGTGAGGGCTGCGTCCGCCATCCTATCAGGGAGTTCGTCGGATCTGGTCCTGGATTCTTCGCCTCGGCCGGATGGCCTTCGATTCGTTGCTCACATTCGCATGTCCAAAGAAGGGGGAAGCTCCCATGATCGCGATGCCCCGTTCCGGTTCCGCGCCCAGGTTCGAGGCCCGAGCCGGGTCCATCGCCCTTGGGGCCTGGCTGATGATGACGATGATCGTGGTGCCATCGGTTCTCGCCGCAGACGCCGAGGAGGCCCCGGCGACCATCGTCCTGTTCGACGGCGAGACGCTCGACGGCTGGAAGGCGGCCGACTTCTACAAGCCGGGCGAGGTGTCGGTGAAGGACGGCGCGATCATCATGGCCGCCAGCGCCGTCTCGGGGGGGATGACGGGGGTTACCACCACCCGAGAGGACCTGCCGACGACCAACTACGAGTTCTCGTACCGCGCCAAGCGCTTGTCCGGCCGCGACTTCTTCGCCGCCGCGACCTTCCCGGTGGGCGAGACGTTCCTGACGCTCGTCAACGGCGGTTGGGGGGGGAGCGTAACCGGCCTGTCGAGCATCGACGGGGCGGATGCCTCGGAGAACCTCACCGGAACGTATCAGAAATATGCCGACGATACCTGGTACAGCTTCCGCATCCGTGTGACCGACGCCGCCATCGAATGCTGGATCGATGACGAGAAGCTGATCACCTTCACCGACCCCGGCGATCACCACCTCGACACCCGGCTCGAAACGCGGATGAACCACCCGCTCGGCTTCGCCACCTGGCAGACCGGAGGGGCGGTGAAGGACATCACGGTGCGCCCGCTCTCGGCTGAGGAGGTCGCGGCCGTCAAGGACAAGGATCAGGGCGACGACCGCTGAGCCTTCAGGTCGATCAACGGAGATGGGGGAGGGGGATTGCGCGCAGTGACGCGGAGTCGCAGAGGAGAGAGAGGAGAGCGTGGGACGGAGACTCCTCTCTCTTCCTTCTCTGTCTCTCTCCTCTCTGCGACTGCGCGTCACTGCGCGCAATCCCCCTCCCCGTCGCCAGCATCCCCTGGCGCCTCCTTGAGCCGTTCGATCGACAGCACGGTTCTCGACAAACATGGTAGACTTGACGGAGGTTGCCAGGTTTGCCACCCGGCGATGGCCGCGATGCGCCGAGGCGCCGCACCCCCGAACGGCTCGGAGGGATCCTCCCGATGAACTTCCGCCGCAAATTGATCCTGCTGGTCGTGGTGATTGTGGCCGTCTTGCTCACGCCGTATTTCCTCTGGCACGAGCAGATGGACGCCTATTTCGAGTCGGAGGGCTACCAGGCGTGGCTGATCTCGGTCAAGCCGTTCGCCTGGCTGATCGGGCTGTCGTTGATCGTGGGCGACCTGGTCTTGCCGATCCCGACCCCGCCGATCATGGCGACCTTGGGGACGCTCTACGGAACCTTGCTCGGCGGCATGATCGCCTCGACCGGGTCGGTTCTGGCGGGCTTGACCGCCTATGGCCTGGCCCGGATCTTCGGCGATCGGGGGACCCGGTTGCTCGCGAGCGAGGAGGAGATGATCCGCTTCCGAGGATTCTTTGACTCGTGGGGGGCGGCCGGGATCATCGCCTCGCGGGCCTTGCCGATCTTGCCGGAGGTGCTGACCCTGCTCGCCGGAGTGGCCGGGATGCACTTCGGCCGGTTCCTGGTCGCGCTGGTCATTGGCTCGGTGCCCGTCGGGATGCTCATGGCCGGGGCCGGGGCGTGGGCGGGAAGCTCGTCGACCTTGCTGGTGGTCTTGACCCTGATTCCGGCGAGCTTGTGGATCGGGTATCTGCTCGTGATGGGAGGTCGCGCCGAACCCGTCGCCGCGAGCGAGGCCGAGCCAATCGCCGAGCCGACCCAGTAACGGAGGTCTGCGAGGCGAGGCATCCACCGGAGGGAATTCGCGTGCCTCATGTCGCCTTCGTGCCGTTCACCGGGTTTCGCGTCCGGGATGAGGAGATGCGGGACCTGGGGATGGCGATGCCCGGCCTGCAAGAGCGGGCCGGGGCGATCGGCCAGTTGCCGGCGCTGGGGGTGTTGACCCTGGCGGGGATGATGCCGGCGTCGTGGTCGGCCAGCCTGCATGAGTCGGGAACCTTGGACCTGGAGGACCTGGCCGAGCGGGTGCTCGAAGGGCGGCCCGATCTGGTGGCCGTCTCGGCGCTGACGGCGTCGGTGGAGGAGGCGTATCGGTTCAGCGCCCTGGTCCGACGGGCAGGGGTGCCGGTGGTGCTGGGCGGTCTGCACGCGGCGGCCTGCCCGGAGGAGGCAAGTCGATCCGTCGATGCCGTGGTGGTGGGGGATGGGGAATCGTCGTGGCCGGTGGTGTTGCAGGATGCCGAGCGGCGGGCCTTGAAGCCGATCTATCGGGCGGAACGGCCCTTTGATTTGAGGCAGGCGCCGATGCCGAGGTTCGACCTGCTCGGCAAAGGGAATCGGCCTCGGTTCACGGTCCAGACGCAGCGCGGGTGTCCGTTGGCGTGTGATTTCTGCGGGGCGAGCCGATTGCTCGGCCCGTGGCGAGAGAAGCCGGCCGCGAAGGTGGCGGAGGAGCTGGCGGCGATCCGGGCGATCGAGCCGCGCCCGGTGGTCGAGCTGGCCGACGACAACACGTTCGCCGGGCGTCGGGAGACAGGGCCGTTGCTGGAGGCGTTGGCCGGGTCGCGCGTGCGGTATTTCACCGAGGTCGATTGGCGGGTGGGAGAGCGGCCGGAGATTCTGGAACGCCTGGCCGCGTCGGGATGCGTTCAGGTGCTCATTGGTCTGGAATCGTTGGAGATTCGCCACGCGGGGATGGGGCCGAAGGCGGCCCCGATGGCTCGGATGATGGAGGCGGTCGCGGCGATCCAGGAGGCGGGGGTGGCGGTCATCGGCTGCTTCGTGGTCGGGGCTGAAGGAGAGACGGAAGGGTCGCTCGACCGGCTCGGCGCGTTCCTGGAATCGGCCCCGCTGGCCGATGCGCAGCTCACGCTTCAGACGCCGTTTCCGGGGACGGCGTTGTACGATCGGCTCCGCAAGGAGGGGCGACTGCTGGCCGAGCGCGGCTGGTCGTCGTATACCCTGTTCGACGTGACGTATCAGCCGGATACGATGAGTGTCGCGGCGCTGGAAGCGGGGTTCCGGGGGCTGGTCCGTCGTGTCTTTTCGGCCGAACCGGCGAAGCGGAGGCGGGCGATTCGGCGAGCGGTCTGGGCCAGGCATCCGGGGATAGCACCATGAGCATCACAGCGGTCTTTGCGTATTTGATGGGCGATCGGCGGGCGATCCTGGCGATTGCGTCGGACCGGAAGGCGCTGGTGGTGGGGGCGTTGCTGGTGCTCTCGGCGGCATTGGCGAGGAATTATGATCGGGTTTGGTTGATCCACGAACCCTGGCGATTGCTCGGGCCGTTCGTGGCCTCGCTGGCGATCAGCGTCCCGTTGTTCTTGACGATTTATGGTTTCGCTCGCCTGAAGGGGATGAAGCCGGTGGGGATGGCTCGGGCGTATGGCTCGTTCCTCGCGCTTTACTGGATGACCGCGCCCCTGGCCTGGCTGTACGGGATTCCGTACGAGCGATTCCTCCGGCCTCTGGACGCCGTGAGCGCGAACCTCTGGACGTTGGCGTTGGTGTCGGTCTGGCGGGTGGCGTTGATGGTCGAGGTCGTTTCGGTGATCTTCGGGATGAAGGTGCGGGTGGCGATCCCCCTGGTGATGCTGGTGGCCGACGCGGCGGCGTTGACGGCGCTCTGGTTCATCCCCTTGCCGGTCGTCGGCATGATGGGAGGGGTGAGCCCCGAGCAGTCGGCCGTGGCGATGACGGCCTTGCTGGTCAGGGCGTGGGGAATCCTGAGCCTGCCGGTCTGGATCATCCTGGTCATCTGGTTCGCGAGCAACTCGGAGGATATCCCCAAGTGGCAGGTGCCCGCGGAACCCGAGCCCCGCTCTGCCGGTCGAGGGGCGATCGTCTTCACTGGGCTGGCCCTGCTCGCCTGGGCGGCCTTGCTTCCGATCACGCAGCCGGAGCAACTGCGGGCGCACCGGGTCGACCGGGCCTATGACGAGGGCGGCCCGACGGCGGCCCTGGCGTTGATGTCGGACCACGATCGGGGCGATTTTCCCCCCGCCTGGACCGCTCCTCCGCATCGTTTTCCCGGCGAGCCGACGACCGACGAGGTACTCGACATGCTGGAGGCCCTCGCCGAGCAGCCTCATGCCGACTGGGTCGAGGATGTGTATGCCGATCGGTTCATGGATCGAGTCCGCTATGACTGGTTCGAGTGGCCCCCGGAACTGCTGGATCAGCATGCCGAGCGGCTCGCCGCCATCCTGCCCCGCCTGCGACGCGGTCCCGAGATGATTCGGGAACTGGATCGAGTGGCCCGGGAATGGGGGAACCAATCGATCGAGCGACGGTTGGAGGACGAAACCCTGTCGGAATCGAAGCAGGAGGCCCTTCAGACCCTGCATCGCCTCTCCCGCTCCGAAGACGAATCGAATCCCTAGCCCTGGAGGGTCCGCTGTGCAGATCGCTGCCGCCGGGAGAGGTCCGCGCACCGGAGACTACGGGGCTCAACCCATGAGATGGAAAAAAAGGCAATTCGATGTTCTTGAAAATTTTCTTGACTCCCCCCCCCCCGATATTCTAGAAAAGCTGAATCGTACAGAAGTCCATGTTTAAACCAGATGGATTGAGAGAATGAGAATAAAGACGTGCTGGGATGTCCTGGTTCGACAGTGTCCTCTCAATCTCTTGATGTTCGTCGTGTGTTCAGGATGTGGCCAGTCACGGGAAGAGTGGCCCCGGATCACAGAAACTCCCAACGAATATGAAGTGCGCATTGTTGAACCAGGCGAGGGAGCGGTTGTCACCATTGGGCAACCGATCGAGGTCAGGGTCGAGGTCGCAAATCTGACCGGTGATGGGGCCCCAACGAGTTTGAGCGTTTCCATTCGGCATCGTGGGATGAGCTACGATGCGGCCGGCTTTCCGCTTTCGAGCGAGCCGCGGGACTCGGAGAACGCTCCGTTCGTGTTTCTTGGCTCGCTCAAGTTGCCTGGTAGTGCTCCTGAAGGGAAATACATCATCCAGGCACAGGCCGTTTCGACGTGGGTTGAGGAATCCACGGGAACGGACGAACCTCCGGCTTTGGAGTCTCGCAGTTTCAAAGCCCCGGAGATTGAAGTTGTGGCGAAGTAGACGCGGTGGCGGCGATTGTGGCGAGCGTGCCGCTTGGAGGCTTTCAGATGGCTAGGGTGATTCGTCGAAAAAAAGGGGTGACGCTGATTGAGATTCTGGTCGTGATCGCCGTGATCGCCCTTCTTGCCGGGCTCTTAATCCCCGCCGTCTCGGCGGCCCGCTCAGCGTTTCGCCGTGCGGAGTGCGCGAACAACCTGCGTCAGATCGGGCTTGCCTTGCATGCGTACGAAGCCGTCTCTGGAATGTTCCCCACAGCATCGAGCGGTCCCCCAAGTGTTCGATCGTTTCTGGTGGCGATCCTCCCCCAACTGGAACAATCGCCACTTTATGACACAATTAACTTTCAATTTGATCTTGCTAAGCACGGAGGACCCAATCATACGGTTCAGTCGATAAAACTCGATGTTTTAACGTGCCCATCCGACGATTCTATCCTGACCGGCTGGCCCTCCGCGACGAACTATGCGGGCAATCAGGGGAGCGGTGTCCAGAAATATGGCGAGAACGGCGTCTTTCGAGGACTTCAGGCGGTGCGGATTCGCGACATCAGCGATGGAACGAGTCATACAGTCGCGGTTTCGGAATGGTTGATCGGGCCGCAATCTCCCGAGATCCGCGACCCTCTCCGCTCAGTTTTTCAAACACCAACCAGGCTCATCGAGCCGGATCAACTCGATCGCTTCACGGAGTCCTGTCGGGCTGTGAATCCCATCGAAACGCCGGTGACCATTCATCCCAAGGGGAGCAACTGGTTCTTCGGCCAGTTGGGATATTGCCTCTACAATCATGTCCTGACGCCCGGAGAGAAGAGTTGCCTGAACGGTACCGCGTATCAGCAGGGGGCCTGGACCTCGGGAAGTTTCCACGGGGCCGGTGTGAATCTCCTCTTTGCGGACGGGCGAGTCCAATTCCTGCGAAGCAACGTCGACCTGGAGGTCTGGCGTGCGTTGGCGAGCCGAAATGGGCGTGAGGCCGTCAGCGTTCCTTGAAGTGAATGAACGCCCGCGTCCTCAACGAAGTGCCGGTTGGGCGAGAGATGCCACTCCTGCTTGGCTCACTTCGGCGAGGCTAATTCTAGGGGATATCATGATGACTGTAAGACGATTTTATTTGTTCCCGATCGTCGCCACGGCCTTCGTCGGGTTGCTCGCTCAACCGCTCTATGTGGTGGCGGCCACGGTTTCCATCACCACTTTCAGTGCCGACGGCTCAACGGTGCCTCCGGGCACGAAGTTGCATGTTGCTGGCAACACCTCGTGGTTGACCTCGAGCGTCGATACGGTCCAGGTCCGAGTTCGACACTCGAATTCCGGCGATATCACCGACTCGATGGGCTTGCTTGTTACGAAATTACCGGCTCCTGCCAGGTTTGGAACGTGGGATTCCTTGGACTCTGGTCCCTACGCCAAGACGGCAACCGGGCATACTTCTGGCGATACTTACTTCGTCGAGGTAGAAGCATATAATGCTGCGGTGGGTCCGTTCAATCCCTCCGTGGAGGATTCGGTTGATTTTGTCATCAATTAAGGGATCGAAGCAGATGTTCTGAGGATGACTGGGTGGGGTTGTCGGATTCCACCCAGTCCCGTAGAGTCCGTGGTGCAGATCTCCGACCAGACCGCTCCGGCCAGGGGAGGTGTGAATAGCGGACTCTACAGGGTTCCTGACGCGCTCACTCGATGATGTGTCGAGAACGCTCCGCGGCCCAACGCATCGCTGCGTTGGGTTCGGGGTCGGTCTGGTCGAGGAATGCAAGGAATCGATCACGCTCCTCGATCGAGAGGATCGTGACATCCCGTTCGTGAAGGACTTCAACGGCTTTCGGGATCGCCAGGCTCAGGATGAAGCTGCTGACCGGCTGGCCGAGCCACTCGGCCGCCTGTTCGATGAGCCGCTTCTGTTCGGCCGGGAGCCGCAGGTCAATGCGGTCGTCCTGGGGAATGGTGCTCATGATCGAGGCCCCTTGAGAGGTTCCCGCACGGACAATCACCATACAGGACCAGTGTTCGGCCCGCAGCGAGACGGGTCAAAGTGACGATCGAAGCGGCCGGGTGAGGGAGGCCACGCCGAGACGAATCGGCGTGGCCTTTCGATTCATGATCCGTTGTCGGTGGCCTCGTCCTTCTTCTCCTCCGACGCCTTCGCTTCGGCCTCCTCGGCCTTCTTCTCGGCTTCCTGGGCGCGGCGCATGGGGTTGTCGCCGGAGCCGCGGCCCTGGGATTTGAAGAGCTGGAAGCGGGAGGGGGTGGGGCGGCGGGGCCAGTGGTTGTTGGCGAGGTCGATGTCGGCGGTCTCGAGGTGAGGATCGAGCGTGATCGAGACGACGGGCTTCTCGGTGATGAGGAGCTTGGTCACGTGCTCGGCGTTGCGGCGCCAGATCTCGGCGGGGATGCGGACCTCCTCGGTCGAGTCGTCCTCGAAGGTCAGTTCGAGGATGACGGGCATGACCAGGCCGCCGACGTTCGACAGCTCGACGATCGAGAAGTGGGCCTTGGTGGCGAGCAGCTCTTTTTCCTCGTCGGTGAGGCCGGCGAGGAAGCGCTCGAAGGATTCCTTCTCATCCTCGGTGACGGCGAGGTCGTCGTACTCGTTGTAGAAGTCCTTCAGCTCGGGCTTCTCGTCGACGAACTTGGGCAGGTCCTTGTTGCGGGCCTGGGAGAGGGTGGTGGGGGCCTCCTCGCGGGCCTTGCGTTCGAGGGCCTTGCGGACCTCGGGATCGCCGGTGTCGATGGTGTAAAGGGTGAGGTTATCAAGCGACAGGTCGACATGATCGGTGGTGTAGAACCAGCCGTGGAAGAACCAGTCGAGGTCGGTGCCGGTGGCGTCTTCCATCGTGCGGAAGAGGTCGGCGGGCATCGGCCGCTTGAACTTCCAGCGCTGGGCGTACTCCTTGAAGGCGTAGTCGAACAGGTCGCGGCCGAGGATGCTCTCGCGGAGGATGTTCAGCGCCGTGGCCGGCTTGGCGTAGGCGTTGGGGCCGAACTGGAGGATCGTCTCGCTGTTGGTCATGATCGGCACCTGCTGGGTGCTGCGCATGTAGGAGACGATGTCCTGCGGCTCGCCTCGGCGGGAGGGGTAGTTTTCTTCCCACTCCTGCTCGGACAAATATTGCAAGAAGGTGTTGACCCCTTCGTCCATCCAGGTCCACTGGCGTTCGTCGCTGTTGACGATCATCGGGAAGTAGTTATGCCCGACTTCGTGGATGATGACCGAGATGAGGGCGTACTTGGTGCGGTCGGAATAGGTGCCGTCCTTCTCGGGCCTCGGGCCGTTGAAGCAGATCATCGGGTATTCCATGCCGCCGACCGGCCCGTTGACCGACTGGGCGATCGGGTACGGATAATCGAACGTGTAGCGCGAGTAGACGTTCAGGGTGTGGATGATCGAGGCCGTCGAGTACTGGCTCCAGAGCGGTTCCCCCTCGTTCGGGTAGAAGCTCATGGCCATGACCTTGTTGCCGCCGACGTCGTGCCCCTGGGCGTCCCAGATGAACTTGCGGGAGGAGGCGAAGGCGAAGTCGCGGACATTCTCGGCGCGGAAGATCCAGGTCTTCTTGCCGGAAGGTTTGGACTTCTCGTTCTCCTTGGCTTCCTCGGGGGTGACGATGAAGACGGGTTTCTCGGCGGTCTCGGCCTCATTGAGGCGCTCGATCCATTCGGGCTTGAGCACGTCTTCGGGATTGACCAGGACGCCGGTCGAGGAGACGACGTGGTCGTCGGGCACGGTGATCCGCACGAGGTAGTCGCCGAATTCGAGGGTGAACTCGCCTCGGCCGAGGTACTGCTTGTGCTGCCAGCCATTGACGTCGGTGTAGGCGGCCATGCGGGGGAACCACTGGGCGATCTCGTAGATGCAGTTGCCGTCTTCCTCGAAGTACTCGTAGCCGGTCCGGCCGCCGATGACGCTGGAGTCGTTGATGGCGTAGTCCCAGGCGATCGAGAAGACGAACTGCTCGCCGGTGCGCAGGGGGTTCGGCAACTCGACGCGCATCATCGTCTTGTTGATGGTGTAGTCGAGCGCCTCGCCCGAGGAGGCCTCGACCGATTCGATCGTCACGCCGCCATCAAAGGTCTGACGCGCAAGGATGCCCTTGAGCGCATTGAACGAGACGCGATCGCCGAAGCCGGGGGCGGTCTCGGTGGTCACGGCGTCGGCGTCGGGGCGGAAGATGTTCGGGTCGAGCTGCAGCCAGACGTACTTCAGCGTGTCGGGCGAGGCGTTGGTGTAGGTGATCGTCTCGCGGCCGATGATCCGGCGGTTCTCGTCGTCGAGTTCGACGTCGATGACGTGGTCGGCCCGCTGCTGCCAGTAGCCCTTGCCCGGCGCCCCGGAGGCAGTGCGGGCCTCGTTGGGCGTGGGGAGCACTTCCTCAAGCTGTCGGAATTTGTCTTCCTGAGTGTATTTCTCGTTCTTGATCTGAGCCGAGGACGGCGAGACCACGAGCAAAACGGCAAGGATCGGGACCATTGCCGCCGAAGGGCAGGGGAATGATCGGGTTCTGAGGCGCATCGTCATCGGCATCGACTCGCTCGGGCGGGGCCGTTGGGGGCGTCGATCGGAGCGTCACAAAGAGCGCGTGTGCTGGGAGAGGGTCTTCGATCTTGTCGATCTGCCCTGGCCAGTGTCAAGGAGACGGACCTGGAGAACCCTTGCCGGCACGGTTCGCGCCCGAGCCCAAGGAGAAGGAAGGCCGGATGCTTCGGAGCGGTCAGCGGAAGTTGTAGCCGGGGTTCGTCGGGTCGAAGTCCTCGTCGCTCAGGACGACGCTGGGATCGAACGTCTCGATGACGTAGCGGCCGCCCAGGACGGGCTCCGAGCCGGGAGCGTCGGGCCAGTCGTGGAAGGAGTAGGCGCGGGGCAGGAGGGTTTCGGGGTCGTAGTGGACCTCGAAGCGAGCGAAGGGGCGGTCGGGCGAGGGCTCGACGTAACGATGGAACGATCGGTAGAGGGGTTGGCCCTCGTCGTCGGTGATCCGGTCGAGCGTGACCGAGGCGTTGGGGTCGTTCAGGTCGCGCTGGATGTCGTTCAGGAGCATGCGGGCGACGGGAAGCACGCCGGCCTCGGTGATCGGGAAGCGGCTTTGCGACATGGCCAGGCTCGATCGGGGCTCGACCTCGATCGGAGGCATGAGCATGCCGAGCAAGCCGCCGCCGGTGTGGGTGATGAGCTTGCCGTTGCGGACCCCATCGACATAGATGATTTCGCAACCTTTGGGGCGGCCGATGTCTTTCATGTAGACCGAGACGGGCTCGTGGCGAACCTTCAACTGAAGGGTTTGCTCCATGAGCCATCGG is part of the Tautonia marina genome and harbors:
- a CDS encoding M1 family metallopeptidase → MRLRTRSFPCPSAAMVPILAVLLVVSPSSAQIKNEKYTQEDKFRQLEEVLPTPNEARTASGAPGKGYWQQRADHVIDVELDDENRRIIGRETITYTNASPDTLKYVWLQLDPNIFRPDADAVTTETAPGFGDRVSFNALKGILARQTFDGGVTIESVEASSGEALDYTINKTMMRVELPNPLRTGEQFVFSIAWDYAINDSSVIGGRTGYEYFEEDGNCIYEIAQWFPRMAAYTDVNGWQHKQYLGRGEFTLEFGDYLVRITVPDDHVVSSTGVLVNPEDVLKPEWIERLNEAETAEKPVFIVTPEEAKENEKSKPSGKKTWIFRAENVRDFAFASSRKFIWDAQGHDVGGNKVMAMSFYPNEGEPLWSQYSTASIIHTLNVYSRYTFDYPYPIAQSVNGPVGGMEYPMICFNGPRPEKDGTYSDRTKYALISVIIHEVGHNYFPMIVNSDERQWTWMDEGVNTFLQYLSEQEWEENYPSRRGEPQDIVSYMRSTQQVPIMTNSETILQFGPNAYAKPATALNILRESILGRDLFDYAFKEYAQRWKFKRPMPADLFRTMEDATGTDLDWFFHGWFYTTDHVDLSLDNLTLYTIDTGDPEVRKALERKAREEAPTTLSQARNKDLPKFVDEKPELKDFYNEYDDLAVTEDEKESFERFLAGLTDEEKELLATKAHFSIVELSNVGGLVMPVILELTFEDDSTEEVRIPAEIWRRNAEHVTKLLITEKPVVSITLDPHLETADIDLANNHWPRRPTPSRFQLFKSQGRGSGDNPMRRAQEAEKKAEEAEAKASEEKKDEATDNGS
- a CDS encoding DUF1571 domain-containing protein, translated to MTDTLSRLLTFRQYRKRALALCLAPVALVFVARWMIAAPLDAAGSFATISEEPADSIAAPLNPPDPPAPLDESLTNWPLDPLEGPKAKQLLNGALTDLVTRLEALRGYEATIWRHERVNGRWLMEQTLQLKVRHEPVSVYMKDIGRPKGCEIIYVDGVRNGKLITHTGGGLLGMLMPPIEVEPRSSLAMSQSRFPITEAGVLPVARMLLNDIQRDLNDPNASVTLDRITDDEGQPLYRSFHRYVEPSPDRPFARFEVHYDPETLLPRAYSFHDWPDAPGSEPVLGGRYVIETFDPSVVLSDEDFDPTNPGYNFR